One Ranitomeya variabilis isolate aRanVar5 chromosome 5, aRanVar5.hap1, whole genome shotgun sequence DNA window includes the following coding sequences:
- the LINS1 gene encoding protein Lines homolog 1 — MEGPFPGLRELHKKLLEAAPLHEDVQAAAALLMPGNACGACSLPAIHENVGPVTNLSLDSVSTAWLPRDATLLQLSLIQILIIKAENLCTESKVRSQYSHVVELLQQNGVDTTIIALLHSSDKVLSHISSKCLSSLVLYQLKFQNEVNAHWIQFCLNTLGEDLGSRTLTPCLMSLISVYKGFLVDERISNADYLLQIMGALEDVFVGFCSTSIAHLSVTDCQPPPLKAESSSQLSCLLDLLEVLVALRIELKLDVSLCRHVLSVILPQTLVLMSIPVPYFVKKQVILVLKRCLLYKAGEDFLPSPHNICNQQDAASDEELAILATTLLNAVHHGWLLQVPSSDRSSSFGGANEGSERGPDLVFLGAASLSVLKALEIQFHNKNNSYSSIGQGCTEFSEIPMCMAHILNFLKPHLGWKEPVHHCEWVSLTFIEQDDDMLEVAKSLLQVYLHNPRLHSTTSDLEKDVWKLPSHQCGINPHCLFLFLLRNVSFDASVLLDFLISSETCFLEYFVRYLKLLKGEWPQFCLTCTFIDKSATLQFHGVDNVSDCSMPAVNRSRAQETICNPRVDTNTVPGPNNKQSACSHPSDSESSSSLGALHRLVEYDSSEDSESEMSASDPCLVTYHPAGADTSDLDRPMKKLGLTAVGSVFPTTSVSEGILQKSALCLQDLQEAISRLHRKKLFPYNPSALLKLLTHVCAQSKE, encoded by the exons ATGGAAGGACCGTTCCCAGGCTTGAGGGAGCTGCACAAGAAGTTACTGGAAGCTGCCCCCCTACATGAAGATGTACAAGCTGCTGCAGCCCTCTTAATGCCAGGCAATGCATGCGGAGCATGTAGCCTTCCAG CAATCCATGAAAATGTTGGGCCGGTGACAAATCTTAGCTTGGACAGTGTGTCTACCGCGTGGTTACCCCGGGATGCTACCTTGCTTCAGCTGTCTCTTATCCAGATTCTGATCATCAAAGCCGAAAATCTCTGCACTGAGTCAAAAGTTCGAAGTCAGTATTCACATGTAGTGGAGCTGTTGCAACAAAATGGCGTGGACACCACAATA ATTGCACTGTTACACTCTTCAGACAAGGTGCTATCACACATCTCCTCCAAGTGCCTCTCTTCTTTGGTGCTATATCAACTTAAATTCCAG AATGAGGTAAATGCTCATTGGATTCAGTTCTGCCTAAATACTTTGGGTGAAGATCTAGGATCCCGCACACTCACGCCATGTCTGATGTCTCTGATATCTGTTTACAAAGGATTCCTTGTGGATGAGCGGATCAGTAATGCAG ATTATCTGCTGCAGATTATGGGGGCTCTGGAAGATGTATTTGTAGGATTCTGCTCCACCAGTATCGCTCACCTTTCAGTAACTGATTGCCAGCCCCCTCCATTAAAGGCTGAGTCCAGCAGTCAGCTCTCCTGCCTCTTGGATCTATTGGAAGTCTTGGTTGCCTTAAGGATAGAGCTGAAGTTAGATGTTTCGCTCTGCAGACACGTCTTATCTGTGATTCTTCCTCAGACCTTGGTCCTAATGTCCATTCCTGTTCCTTACTTTGTTAAGAAGCAGGTCATCTTGGTGCTAAAACGATGTCTGCTGTATAAAGCTGGGGAAGATTTCCTGCCTTCTCCTCACAATATATGTAACCAGCAAGATGCAGCGTCAGATGAGGAGCTAGCCATCCTGGCTACCACACTGCTGAATGCGGTACACCATGGCTGGCTACTGCAAGTGCCTTCAAGTGACCGGTCAAGTAGCTTTGGTGGTGCCAACGAAGGCTCAGAGCGGGGTCCTGACCTGGTGTTCCTGGGTGCTGCCAGTCTTTCTGTTCTCAAAGCCTTGGAAATTCAGTTCCATAATAAAAATAATTCCTACAGTAGCATCGGACAAG GGTGTACTGAATTTTCAGAAATTCCCATGTGTATGGCTCACATCCTGAATTTCCTGAAACCACATCTTGGATGGAAGGAGCCAGTGCACCACTGTGAATGGGTGTCCCTCACCTTTATAGAGCAGGACGATGACATGTTGGAGGTAGCGAAGAGTTTGCTCCAGGTGTACCTACACAATCCAAG ACTGCACTCCACAACTAGTGATCTTGAGAAGGACGTTTGGAAGTTGCCATCACATCAGTGCGGGATCAACCCACATTGCCTCTTCTTGTTCCTGCTGAGGAATGTGTCGTTTGATGCATCGGTCCTGTTGGATTTCCTGATCTCTTCGGAGACCTGCTTTCTTGAGTATTTTGTCAGGTATTTGAAGCTTCTGAAGGGAGAGTGGCCTCAATTTTGCTTAACCTGCACCTTTATTGATAAGTCGGCCACTCTCCAGTTTCATGGTGTGGACAATGTCTCCGACTGTTCTATGCCGGCAGTGAACAGGTCACGTGCACAAGAAACCATTTGCAATCCACGTGTAGATACAAATACTGTGCCTGGTCCAAACAATAAGCAGTCAGCATGTTCTCACCCATCTGACTCTGAAAGCTCATCCTCTTTAGGTGCTCTTCATCGCCTTGTAGAATACGACAGCTCTGAAGATTCAGAATCAGAAATGTCAGCTAGCGATCCTTGTCTGGTCACCTATCACCCTGCTGGGGCTGACACCTCAGATTTAGATAGACCTATGAAGAAGCTGGGGCTGACAGCCGTGGGTTCGGTATTCCCTACCACATCGGTAAGTGAGGGCATCCTGCAGAAATCGGCACTGTGTCTGCAAGATCTCCAGGAAGCCATTAGCAGACTACATAGAAAGAAGCTGTTTCCATACAACCCATCTGCTTTACTAAAGCTGCTGACCCATGTGTGTGCCCAGAGCAAAGAATAA